A single genomic interval of Chryseobacterium paludis harbors:
- a CDS encoding DUF4256 domain-containing protein, with product MKKNKKISSEQSRELLKVLKIRFEKNMNRHKDLDWNKIQTKLEANSEKLWSLNEMEETEGEPDVVGFDKKTNEYIFFDCSPESPKRRSLCYDYQAWESRKANKPESNAIDKASEMGIELLTEDEYRQLQELGKFDLKTSSWVKTPSDIRELGGAIFCDRRYNKVFMYHNGADSYYAARGFRGSLRV from the coding sequence ATGAAAAAAAATAAAAAAATCTCATCGGAACAAAGTCGGGAACTTTTAAAAGTTTTAAAAATTCGTTTTGAGAAAAATATGAATCGTCATAAAGATCTCGACTGGAACAAAATCCAGACAAAATTAGAAGCCAATTCCGAAAAGCTTTGGTCTTTAAACGAAATGGAAGAAACTGAAGGCGAACCCGATGTTGTAGGTTTTGATAAAAAAACAAACGAATATATTTTCTTCGACTGTTCTCCAGAGAGTCCAAAGCGTAGAAGCTTGTGCTATGATTATCAGGCCTGGGAGTCCAGAAAAGCCAATAAACCGGAAAGTAATGCAATTGACAAAGCTTCAGAAATGGGAATCGAACTGTTAACCGAAGATGAATACCGTCAACTTCAGGAATTAGGAAAGTTCGATCTGAAAACCTCAAGCTGGGTAAAAACACCTTCCGACATTCGTGAATTAGGAGGAGCAATCTTTTGCGACCGCCGTTACAATAAAGTTTTCATGTACCACAACGGAGCAGACTCCTATTATGCTGCGAGAGGTTTTCGTGGATCTTTGAGGGTGTGA
- a CDS encoding DoxX family protein, which yields METQTQTTQVQTQTQSQKRNKIIYWIFTLWLALGMVSTAAVQLLKNKDEVENFTSLGFPVYLMTIIGVWKILGVIAILIPKRPLLKEWAYAGFFFVMSGAIISHLASDHNFSKIFASLLLLVLTVISWYFRPAERKII from the coding sequence ATGGAAACACAGACACAAACAACACAAGTACAAACACAAACGCAATCTCAAAAAAGAAATAAAATCATCTACTGGATTTTTACACTATGGCTGGCATTAGGAATGGTATCTACAGCTGCTGTTCAGCTATTAAAAAACAAGGATGAAGTAGAAAACTTTACAAGTTTAGGATTTCCAGTTTATTTAATGACCATTATAGGAGTCTGGAAAATTCTGGGTGTCATTGCCATTCTCATTCCAAAGCGTCCTTTACTAAAAGAATGGGCATACGCTGGATTTTTCTTTGTGATGTCAGGAGCTATTATCTCTCACCTAGCTTCAGATCATAACTTTAGTAAAATATTCGCATCATTATTACTTCTTGTTCTTACTGTAATATCCTGGTATTTTAGGCCAGCAGAAAGAAAAATAATTTAA
- a CDS encoding DMT family transporter codes for MKKSYVLLHLAVILAGFTGIFGKLISLNEGLLVWYRLLFSSIILFLILKSLRIRYTISNREKVNIAKVGLLITLHWLFFYASIKYSNISIGVVCYCLTSFFTAIFKPLIDREKFKVSELLLSTFTLLGISLIFHFDASYQLGIGLGVVSSAIGALYTIFNKRLVHRYDTKVINYYQMIGGTVFLGAILPVYLYFFPVESVIPSLKDIGYLIILALFCTVGLYVIFAEVLKKIPAFTVNLTFNLEPVYAIIMAFLFFNESKQVNMAFYIGLLLIITSVILQTLISVRKK; via the coding sequence ATGAAAAAATCATATGTATTATTACATCTGGCCGTCATACTGGCTGGGTTTACAGGTATATTCGGAAAACTCATATCTCTGAATGAAGGTCTGCTGGTTTGGTACCGGTTACTGTTTTCTTCCATTATTTTATTCCTCATTTTAAAATCGCTGAGAATCCGTTATACGATTTCAAATCGGGAAAAAGTCAATATAGCCAAAGTTGGACTGTTGATTACTTTACACTGGTTATTTTTCTATGCCAGTATTAAGTATTCCAATATTTCAATTGGTGTGGTTTGTTATTGCCTGACAAGTTTCTTCACGGCTATATTTAAACCATTGATCGATCGGGAGAAATTCAAAGTTTCCGAATTGCTACTCAGTACTTTTACACTTTTAGGAATCAGTCTGATCTTTCATTTTGATGCATCTTATCAATTGGGAATTGGTCTAGGGGTTGTTTCATCTGCCATTGGCGCTTTATATACCATTTTCAATAAGCGCTTGGTTCATCGTTATGATACCAAAGTAATTAATTACTATCAGATGATTGGCGGAACGGTTTTTTTAGGAGCTATCCTACCGGTTTATTTATACTTTTTCCCTGTAGAAAGTGTTATTCCGAGTTTGAAAGATATTGGCTATCTGATCATTCTCGCGCTTTTCTGTACAGTTGGCTTATATGTTATATTTGCGGAGGTTTTAAAGAAGATTCCAGCATTTACAGTTAATCTAACCTTCAATTTAGAGCCTGTGTATGCTATTATCATGGCTTTTTTATTCTTTAATGAAAGCAAACAGGTTAACATGGCCTTTTATATAGGACTTCTACTGATCATTACTTCTGTTATTTTGCAGACATTAATATCGGTTAGAAAAAAATAA
- a CDS encoding GLPGLI family protein, whose amino-acid sequence MKNILLFCFFLPSLCFSQDMRFSYHYKFVTDTLKKDVISEEIMILDFNGKSKQSIFTGLKHIISDSTMTAMSQKGIMLFPDTSMKIKYVVEKINNSTVYFYTPNHMPNPVLKIKDDRKINWVISNEKENILGYTAQKATTFFAGRQWTAWFTTSIPISDGPYKFYGLPGLILKIYDKTNTHSFEIISVQKQKSNYLVLNDNTYKEAKQITLNQFEQISKESPLERYRNKAFTGEIIFRNNEEKQKFLKDLDAQIQESNIHDNNPIELLNKK is encoded by the coding sequence ATGAAAAACATACTTCTTTTTTGCTTTTTTTTACCTTCTTTATGTTTTTCTCAAGATATGAGATTCAGCTATCATTATAAATTTGTTACAGATACTTTGAAAAAAGATGTTATCTCGGAAGAAATTATGATTTTAGACTTTAATGGCAAAAGTAAACAATCCATTTTCACCGGACTAAAACACATCATATCTGACTCAACTATGACAGCAATGTCCCAGAAAGGGATTATGTTATTCCCTGATACTTCAATGAAAATCAAATATGTAGTAGAAAAAATTAACAACAGTACAGTATATTTCTATACCCCGAACCATATGCCTAACCCTGTTTTAAAGATTAAAGATGACAGGAAAATAAATTGGGTAATATCAAATGAAAAAGAAAACATACTGGGATATACCGCTCAAAAGGCAACAACTTTTTTTGCAGGAAGACAATGGACGGCTTGGTTTACTACTAGTATTCCTATTTCTGATGGCCCATATAAATTTTACGGCTTACCGGGACTGATCTTAAAAATTTATGATAAAACAAACACGCATTCATTTGAAATTATCTCTGTACAAAAACAAAAGTCTAATTATTTGGTTTTAAATGATAATACTTATAAAGAGGCAAAGCAAATTACTTTAAATCAATTTGAACAGATATCTAAAGAAAGTCCATTGGAAAGATATAGAAACAAAGCTTTTACCGGTGAAATAATTTTTCGTAACAACGAAGAAAAGCAAAAATTTTTGAAAGATTTAGATGCTCAAATACAAGAAAGTAATATACATGATAATAATCCTATTGAGCTATTAAATAAAAAATGA
- a CDS encoding YdeI/OmpD-associated family protein, translated as MNPKVDFFFETAKQWQKEFEKLRTIALDTGLEEELKWGCPCYTYHGKNIFLIHGFKEYCALLFFKGALLNDTHNILILQSENVQAARQIRFTNLKEIDDLEKVLKTYMYQALEVEKAGLKVILKETKQFEMPEEFQHTLDHNSELKSAFEALTPGRQRAYLLHFSSPKQSKTREARIEKCIPQILAGKGLND; from the coding sequence ATGAATCCAAAAGTTGACTTCTTCTTTGAAACAGCCAAACAATGGCAGAAAGAATTTGAAAAATTAAGAACAATTGCTTTAGACACAGGACTTGAAGAGGAATTAAAATGGGGATGTCCCTGTTATACCTACCATGGGAAAAATATATTTCTGATCCATGGCTTTAAAGAATACTGCGCCCTACTCTTTTTTAAAGGTGCTTTATTGAACGACACTCATAACATTCTGATCCTTCAATCTGAAAACGTGCAAGCTGCAAGACAGATTCGATTTACCAATCTTAAGGAAATCGATGATCTGGAAAAGGTACTTAAAACTTATATGTATCAAGCACTTGAAGTAGAAAAAGCGGGCTTAAAAGTCATACTGAAAGAAACAAAGCAATTTGAAATGCCTGAAGAATTTCAGCATACACTGGATCATAATTCAGAATTAAAATCCGCTTTTGAGGCTTTAACTCCCGGAAGGCAAAGAGCCTACCTACTCCATTTTTCTTCACCTAAACAATCCAAAACCCGCGAAGCGAGAATTGAAAAATGCATTCCTCAAATTCTTGCCGGTAAAGGACTTAATGACTAA
- a CDS encoding ArsR/SmtB family transcription factor, producing MNLRRDVFQAIADPTRRAILMLVATQSMTAGSIASKFDTARPTVSKHLQILTECELLTQEQNGREMIYHLNPNKMKEIADFIEPFRKMWDDRFNKLEDIMKKYQG from the coding sequence ATGAACTTAAGAAGAGATGTATTTCAGGCAATAGCAGATCCTACCCGAAGAGCGATTTTGATGCTGGTAGCAACTCAATCTATGACTGCCGGAAGTATTGCCTCAAAGTTTGATACAGCCAGACCTACGGTTTCCAAGCACCTTCAGATTCTTACGGAATGTGAATTACTGACGCAGGAACAAAATGGCCGCGAAATGATCTATCACCTAAATCCAAATAAAATGAAAGAAATAGCCGACTTTATAGAACCTTTCCGCAAAATGTGGGATGACCGATTTAATAAACTGGAGGATATAATGAAAAAGTATCAAGGGTAA
- a CDS encoding SRPBCC family protein has protein sequence MELKTKIHAEDNKQEIQITREFDLPVELLFKAYTEPEIVEQWMGTKVLKLENKQHGGYQFETSDPNGNVVFRAHGTIHDLIPNQQITRTFEMNDAPFPPQFEFLNFEKLTDNTSKLTINVIYKSVDYRDQMLKLPFAQGLNMAHNRLQEVFKN, from the coding sequence ATGGAACTCAAAACAAAAATTCACGCTGAAGACAACAAACAGGAAATACAGATAACCAGAGAATTTGATCTTCCTGTAGAGTTGCTCTTTAAAGCATATACAGAACCGGAAATTGTAGAACAATGGATGGGAACAAAAGTCTTAAAACTTGAAAATAAACAACATGGTGGTTATCAGTTTGAAACTTCTGATCCCAATGGAAACGTAGTATTTCGTGCACATGGAACTATTCACGACCTCATTCCCAATCAGCAAATCACACGGACTTTTGAAATGAATGATGCTCCTTTCCCACCCCAGTTTGAATTTCTTAATTTTGAAAAACTAACTGATAACACCAGCAAGCTCACCATCAACGTAATCTACAAATCAGTCGATTACAGAGACCAAATGCTGAAATTACCATTTGCACAAGGACTTAATATGGCACATAATAGATTGCAGGAAGTTTTTAAAAATTAA
- a CDS encoding helix-turn-helix domain-containing protein produces the protein MTNTDMQTKKIHQGRNIKRFREMLGIKQEALAFELGDDWNQKKISLLEQKETVESDILEHVAKILKIPTEAIENFDEEQAVNIIASTINNHDQSAVIQYNPTFYPIDQIIKLHEEKIELYERMLKEKDEMMTRLERLMEEK, from the coding sequence ATGACAAACACAGATATGCAAACTAAAAAAATACATCAGGGCCGAAATATCAAACGTTTCCGTGAAATGTTAGGTATTAAACAGGAAGCCTTAGCTTTTGAATTAGGTGATGATTGGAATCAAAAGAAAATTTCCCTTCTCGAACAGAAAGAAACTGTAGAATCAGATATCTTAGAACATGTTGCTAAGATTTTGAAAATCCCGACTGAAGCCATTGAGAATTTTGATGAAGAACAGGCTGTGAATATTATTGCAAGTACAATTAATAACCATGATCAAAGTGCTGTTATACAGTATAATCCTACCTTTTATCCTATTGATCAAATTATTAAACTTCATGAAGAAAAAATCGAACTATACGAAAGAATGTTGAAGGAAAAAGATGAGATGATGACAAGATTGGAGAGACTTATGGAAGAAAAATAA
- a CDS encoding SymE family type I addiction module toxin, which translates to MKKPEANNSKNKQVRDRNLTVSHKSFERSYHRQVFFPEIRIAGKWVLECGFEPGDRVVVKVQRNQIILKKQL; encoded by the coding sequence ATGAAAAAGCCAGAAGCGAATAATAGTAAAAATAAACAAGTTCGTGACCGTAACCTTACGGTTTCCCATAAGTCATTTGAAAGATCCTACCATCGGCAGGTTTTCTTTCCTGAGATCAGGATAGCAGGGAAGTGGGTTCTGGAATGCGGCTTTGAACCCGGTGACAGGGTAGTCGTGAAGGTTCAGAGAAATCAGATTATTCTCAAAAAGCAACTATAG